ATCGTATTTTTTGATGATATCTATATCGAAATTCACACCAGGAATTTGCAAAACCATCGAATTTTTCCAATGAAGAAGGGTATATTTCAGTGTTCAGTTATCAGTGTTTAGTTAATAACTGATAACTGATAACTTATAACTGTTAACTGATAACTGTTTCTTGACCACGAGTTAGGGAATTAAATAATACTTGGCCAATTGCTTGAACTAAATTTCCTTCTAGTTCTTGAGCCATTTTCATATTGAAACTGAAGGCATTATTTGCTTCTGCGACAATTTTTTCTGCTGTGGAATCATCAACATTTAATGTGTCTAATGCTTGACGATACTTGTCTTTAAAAGCCTTTTTATCAGGAATTTGGTCAAAGTTGTAAAAAGACGTACCTTGATAACCTTCTAGCTTTAAGACTGACTGAGCAATTTTCTGTAACATCTGACCGCCGGAAAGATCGCCCATGTAGCGGGTGTATGCGTGTCCAATCAATAACTCAGGTGCTGTTGCAGATACTTCTTGAATTCGGGCAATATAATTCTGGGCAGTAGGAGATATTTTGACGTGCGATCGCCAGTCTTTACCATAGTAAAATTCCATATCTTTTTCTAAAGCGGCTTGGCGATTTAGTTCTGGAAAATAAATACTACCGACTATGGCGTGATCTTGATGTTTTTCTATCTCCGCTTCCAGTTGGCTGTAGACGTAATACAAGTTACCTAAAAATTTGGCAAAGCAGCCTCTATCTACAATCCCTTTGAGAAAACACTTCATGAATCCCACGTTTTCTGCTGCTGTGTGGGATTTTTGGGTTCCGGTACGAAGCTTAATCGCTAAATTGCTACTCATTGGTTTGTTCCTTCATCTCAAAACGCAAGCTGATACCTATCAGTTCACTGTCAACGCCAGCGTTGAAAAATCGTTATTCAGGTTTAGGAAAGGATTTGCATCATCACCGTCAGCTAATCACATCACCGATGCAGACCCAAGCCATGTTGATTTCTACCAAAATCATTTAACATTCAATCGCTAAATAATCATATAGTTATTTATAAATTTTCATAGTTCTCCAGATCAATTCAGGATAGTGCTTTGAAGTTTACGGGTGTACTGTGCGATCGCATAGCGCATCTGTATT
Above is a genomic segment from Fischerella sp. JS2 containing:
- a CDS encoding heme oxygenase (biliverdin-producing); its protein translation is MSSNLAIKLRTGTQKSHTAAENVGFMKCFLKGIVDRGCFAKFLGNLYYVYSQLEAEIEKHQDHAIVGSIYFPELNRQAALEKDMEFYYGKDWRSHVKISPTAQNYIARIQEVSATAPELLIGHAYTRYMGDLSGGQMLQKIAQSVLKLEGYQGTSFYNFDQIPDKKAFKDKYRQALDTLNVDDSTAEKIVAEANNAFSFNMKMAQELEGNLVQAIGQVLFNSLTRGQETVIS